The DNA segment AATCTTTGTGTGGCTTCAGATATTGGAAAGTcttaatttaatttcttgaagTAAACCCAAGATACATCTTTTAACTGCATAGTCTCTGTGGTGCCTGCAATGCAACCTTAAATATTACATTGGATTCAAATGTTTACCTGTGAgttttaacacttttattttgtaatatccTGTTATAAATCAACCctgattggttttttttgttgttgttaaatgatGAGAAGCTCTGCAAGTTCACTTTCTAGtttctgtgtgtattttaatttctttcactagCTCAGACAGTCCCTTTGGTGAAAAGTTTGTTTCTATTAGTGTATATTCTAAAAACTTATATTTTCTGCTAAAAAGTCCTTTCCTTGAAATATTGAAGGAGGTTTGCTGAATCTTTAAGCCTTTGGGTTCCATATACTTGTTTTGAGAAGCTGAGAAACTATAGATTTGGTTACACAGGAATAGATATTCTCTTTCTAAGAACTACTCTTGTggcctttgtttcctttatttcctcattttctggaCCCTTCTCAGTCGTGTTCATGGGTGGACTGCCAGTATCTGGCCAAATTTGTTCCTGAAATGTTAACCTCTAGAATGCAGAAAACATTCTTCCCTAATTTTTGGGTAAATCACTCGGAGCCTCAGACATTTTAATTAGTAACCTTTTACTAATTTTGCAATGAGTAAAAGAAGGAAGGCAATCTAGTTTAAAAATCTTGCTCTTTAAGAAAACCAGCTTCTCTTGGGGGAATATTAAGTGTGATTTTAGGAGAATGCATATTATGTTAATGGCCTgtctaaaaataaagatgtggCCATGTCCTTTTCAGTTTTGAAGAAGAATATCACTACCTCTTATGGTAGTGAATGGTAGTGAAGTCTTAAATTAGATACTCATATGACATTTTCCAGTAAATTCTAAGAGCCCAgtgttattttattcaaaatacattACCTTTGAGTGAattaaagatcttttaaaatctacataatacaaaaacttcagaaaagtggaaaaataagGTTAGGGATAAAACACGTTGTTTAAAATTCCAAGGTTTCTGATATTCAAAGCACAGTGGAAATGAAATGGGACAgtccaatttttaaatgtctagcTTACatcctaaaagtttatttatgccttggggcaactgggtggcttagtcagctgagggaccatctttggctcaggttgtgatctcaaggttcctgagtttgagccccacattgggctagcAGTTGTGCaagctgctgtcagtgcagagcccgctttggaacctctgttcccccatctctctctctgttcctcccctgctctatctctctctcaaaaataaataaacattaaaagaaaaaaaattaaaagtttacttatcCTCCAGTTTTTTTCATCCTCCAGTCAAAAGACAATTGCTCTTCTGTGTGGCCTGAGAAACTGTCAAATGGTCAAGCTCTAGTAGCATAATGGAGGTATGATTTTGTCACTGTGATATTACATGAATAACACATAGAAAGCAGATAGCTTGGAAATAGGGGGATTCTACTGTATATCGCAATTTAGCAACAGTTAGatgtgattaaataaaaatagtactttCTAATTCTCatacatattttgtaaaatgcttaacTATTTCCTTGACAATAAACTAAGACTTAAGGAAAGATAGGTCAGGTTAATGAGAAAGGAATGTTTAAGTATTACCTAGGAGTGTAGTAACTGGTGAGGACTCTGGGCGCCGCTGTTCAccagtctgagagagagaggcagcatgcgcgcgcgcgcgcgcgcgcacacactcacacatccccaaagggaaaaaaattaaaaagcgtCTTAGAACCTCCATCACCGCCAGATTGAAAACAACCTCCCTGAAGCTTCCTTGACCCTACTTCTGGACCACTTTCCGCTCTGAAATCTCCTGAAAATTCAGTTAATTTGGGCTTAGAAGAACAGAGAAACAATACCGTTGGTACCAGACTGGGAGAAAACTACGAAAGGAGAGAGCAATGGTGATTCCGGGGAAGCAGCCCAGCTGCAGTGAACTGTTTCTGCTGTGCCTTTTTCTGGGGCTGTTGTTGGAAGCTTGGGCCGGGAAGATCCAATACATCGTGCCagaagagacagacaaagcattcTTTGTGGGCAACATCGCCAAAGACCTGGGGTTACAACCTCAGGAGCTCACGGAGCACAGAGTTCGCATCATCTCCAGAGGTAGGACGCAGCTTTTTGCTCTGAATCATCGAAGTGGCAGCTTGGTCACAGCGGGCAGGATAGACCGGGAGGAGCTCTGTGCTCAGAGTGTGCGGTGTCTGGTGAGTTTTAACATCTTGGTAGAGGATAAAATGAAGCTTTACCCTGTTGAAGTGGAAATAATTGATATTAATGACAACACTCCCCAATTTCAGTTAGAGgaagtagaatttaaaatgaatgaaataactACTCCAGGTACCAGGATCCCTCTGCCTTTTGGGCAAGACCTTGATGTTGGTATGAATTCACTGCAGAACTACCAGCTAAGCTCCAACCCTCATTTCTCCCTGGATGTTCAGCAGGGATCTGATGGATCCCGATACCCAGAGATGGTGCTACAGAGTCCCCTGGATAGGGAAGAAGAAGCTGTGCACCACCTCGTCCTCACCGCCTCTGATGGGGGCAACCCAGTCCGTTCAGGAACCCTCCGCATTCATGTTCAGGTGGTAGATGCAAATGACAACCCTCCAGCATTTACTCAAACACAGTACCACATGAGTGTCCCGGAAAATGTGCCACTGGGCACTCGGCTGCTTACGGTAAAAGCTACTGACCCAGATGAAGGAGCCAATGGGGAAGTAACATACTCATTTCACAATATAGACCAGAAAATAGCCCAGATATTTCAATTGGATTCTGACACAggagaaatatcaaataaagaaTCCCTGGATTTTGAAGAATACAAAATTTATCCAATGGAAATTCAAGCTCAGGATGGTGCAGGCCTCATGGCCAGAGCTAAGGTGCTAGTCAAAGTTCTGGATATAAATGATAATGCCCCAGAGGTAACCATGACATCTGTCACCACTGCAGTCCCAGAAAACTTTCCTCCTGGAACTATCATTGCTCTTATCAGTGTGCATGACCAAGACTCTGGAGACAATGGTGACACTACATGTTCCATTCCTGAAAATCTACCCTTTAAATTAGAAAAGTTAGATGATAATTATTACCATTTAGTGACAGAAAGAACACTGGACAGAGAAATTACCTCCAGGTACAACATCACAGTAACAGCAACAGATAAGGGAATTCCAACTCTATCTACGGAAACCCACATTTCACTGAAAGTGACAGATATCAACGACAACCCCCCTTGTTTTCCCCAGGATTCCTACTCTATCTTCATTCCGGAAAACAATCCCAGAGGTGCCTCCATCGTCTCCTTGACAGCTCAGGATGCTGACACCAATGAGAATGCACTAGTCACTTACTCCTTGGCAGAGGACACCATTCAGGGGGCGCCTCTATCCTCCTACATTTCCATCAACTCAGACACTGGCATTTTATATGCCCTGCGATCCTTCGATTATGAACAGTTCCGGGACCTTCATCTGAGAGTGATGGCCTATGACAACGGGGATCCCCGACTCAGCAGCAATGTGTCGCTGAGCCTGTTTGTGCTGGACCAGAACGACAATACGCCAGAAATCCTGTACCCAGCGCTCCCCACCGACGGTTCCACAGGCGTGGAGCTGGCGCCCCGATCCGCAGAGCCCGGATACCTGGTGACTAAGGTGGTGGCAGTGGACAGAGACTCTGGCCAGAACGCCTGGCTGTCCTACCGTCTACTCAAGGCCAGCGAGCCAGGGCTCTTCACGGTGGGGCTGCACACGGGCGAGGTGCGCACTGCACGGGCCCTGCTGGACAGAGATGCGCTCAAGCAGAGCCTGGTGGTGGCTGTGCAAGACCACGGCCAACCCCCTCTCTCGGCCACCGTCACGCTCACCGTGGCCGTAGCTGACAACATCCCAGATGTCCTGGCAGACCTGGGCAGTCTCGAGCCCTCAGCGGACCCTGACTCCTCAGGCCTCACGCTGTACCTGGTGGTGGCGGTGGCTGCAGTCTCCTGCATCTTTCTGGCCTTTGTGATCGTGCTGCTGGGACTCAGGCTGAGGCGCTGGCACTCGTCCCGTCTGCTCCAGGCTGCGGGGGTTGGATTGGCTGACGTGCCAGCCTCGCACTTTGTGGGCGTGGACGGGGTGGGGGCTTTCCTGCAGACCTATTCCCAGGAGGTCTCCCTCAGGGCAGACGCCCGGGAGAGTCACGTGATCTTCCCCCAGCCCAATTATGCCGACACGCTCCTCAGCCAGGAGAGCTGTGGGAAAAGCGAGCCTCTGCTGATAACTCAGGATTTACTTGAAGGCAAAAAGGAAGCATTTTCTCAGGTAAAcgttttgtaaatttatttaggtaaaaataattacagagtTTACTTACCTTTCACTTTTTACTACTAACAGTTCTATTTCCCGCATAGCTTTGTAGATTTCTGTTTACAAATTCTGGGAAATTATCATTGTGTGTTTATATCCAGGTATAATTATAATTGCTATTTCATTGAAAAGGAAACTGTAAATTAACTCTAATGTAGGTGATTGAGATGAGTATTGTGTGAGATGCTATGTTGGTTGTGGAAAGAGCACTGCATCAGAAACAAGAAGATctgacttttaatattttcttgctttcctctggccaaataatcttatttttctgagtttaCCATTCTCTTACCTGGCAAGGATAGGGTTTAACTATAAAAGATCCATCAATATTTATGTGACTAatagtgttttcaaatttttctcagTTACAAATACTAATTTGTCCCTAAATTTAATATAGATGTTGTCTGTCAACGTGCTATTTTATTTGGGGACGTTTGAAGAGGTAAAGATTGtctaaagtaatatttttatctgTGTTAGGATTAAATTATACAAATCTATGTAAGttgtaaatttttgttgaatatctTAGCCCTTTGCATAGTCtgttatttttagatattttatgcATGCTGAAGAATACACTAGATGTTTAAGTAACTTATGAGGTAATAAAGTGAACGATGGAAAATTTACTGTGCAACTTGAGAAACAGTTTCAGAGCCTCCTATCTTGTATATTATGCCCATAATGGAAACAACTGACACAAACTaagaatatatttcattttaatgtgtgtgtTAACTCTTTACAGGAAATGTATCATAGATGAGTAAGTCCATCCTTTGATATACTTACTCTGCTCCAGTAAATTAAAGAGATAtaccaaatataaaaagaagaaagccaaagcatgGTAAGGcacaaataaaagataaatatattaatgGACCAAAGATGGAAAAGGAAGTGGTGAGCCAGGCTGAAGCTGTGGAAATTCTAGGCTTGGCTTAGATGCAGACATTGAAGGTCAACAGGTTGTTCCAGCACTATAACAGGAACAAAGTGCTTTGGGCTAAACAAGGGACCTGAGCCGCACATACTACTTGAATCTAAAATAAGCAGTTCAGCCCCTGAGCTAGTTCAAATTGGCTGCCTGCCAATTCCAGTGGTGACAACTTTTTGCAACCTGCAGACCAAGGGAGAGAGGTAGATCCAGATGCTGGCTTCAGAAAATGAACACTGAATTTCTTAGACTTGAGTTGTAATATTCATAGTATTACAGCTGCACACCACTAAAAGACCTACTTATGGCCTGGGACCTGGGATAGAATAATTTCAAAACCATTTGAGACAAATCCCTGaacccaggagggagggagaatgggagagaaagtagaagaaaaagaccaattaaaaaaaaaactcttctggggcacctgggtggttagtcaattgagtgtctcacttcagctcaggtcatgatctcatggttgttcAGTTAGAGCCCCGCTTTGGGGCTTGGGGGCTtgctgatgtcagcacagaactgacaggaatcctctgtccccccctctctctgcccctcccctactcatgctctctttcaaaaataaagtaaaataaaataaaatactcttccacttaaaataaatgtacaaaccAAAATGTTGAAACACATTGTCTTCTAGAGTTATTGTTGCTAATGAGATACTTTCAACAAATTGTCATTTTTAAGGtatctccattttctctctgaaggctttaaaaatttttctctgattcttgTTGTATGTCTAagtggtgatttttatttttattatctgtttgGAGTATACTTTCTATTAATAATATAAGTTATTTCAATTCTGGATTTTCTCAGCTCctattaatgaaaaattttgcTTCTATGtgtatcttacaattttatttattatacctcaataaagctggaaaaattacaaagcaaacatttaaaaatagtaaaagggaacaaaaaaagtTTGGACATTTAAATCTATACTCCTATATTACTCTTGGATTTAAGAAAATCACAATGGAAATAAGAACTACTGtagaaaggaacaaaaattaaaatattatttaaaattgtggAATACAGCTAAAAGAGTATTTAGGGGTAAATTTATTGacaaatacaataactaaaagttaaacaaaacaaattatttaaaataagtgaatttagcaagccACTCaagaaacaaggcaaaaaaacccacattatATCAGCATAAACTTAAAGAAACTAATAGGAAAAATAACCAAGGTAAGAGTATAAATTATTGATATGCAAACAAGGAAGAATGCTAATGAAAAAgcaatagaggggcgcctgggtggctcagtcagttgagcatacgacttcagctcaggtcatgatctcacagctcatgagtttgagccctgctttgtcaggctctgtgcagtcagctcagagcctggagcctgcttaggattctgtgtttccctctttctctgcccctccactgcttgtgttctgtctctctctctcaaaaaaaaaataaacaaacattaaatttttttttaacaatagaaGCAGACAGTAAAAGTCATACTGAAACTGgtgggaagaaattaaaattctgtcAAGTCCAATGGTGGGACTAATATACAGTAGGCAGATGTCATggctaaaattctttttaaagattttaaaagaaaaccccaaattctgattaaaaacaaagtcttggaaaaggataaagaaaagcaagagaaactggggaaaaaataaaacaacttgatAAAAAGCAAGAAGAATGAGTGGGAAATAATATACAGAGTAAAACTAGATATTGTCAAAGACAAAGAACAGATAATCTTTAGAGAGCTACAATAAGGGATGTTGAACAATTATTTAATGAGACTTGAAAGCATCAAAACAatgttgatgaaaatatttttaaaaacctaagaaaAAGTGGAGGCCCTACTAGAAAACAAGGTGAGTTGATATCAATTGTTCGCAATTTTTTCCATTCTCAGAGGAATGGGTAAAAgtaaaattgggggcacctggatggctcagttggttgagcatccaactcttgatttcagctctggtcatgatcccaaggtcataggatccagccctgagttgggctctgccctgagtgtggagcctgtttgggattcattctctctctctctctctcccttcccctctgtccctctccccagctctgtctcaaaaaaaaaaaaaaagtaaaaatggtaaAAGTTCAACACGGAAGAAACACCCAAAGGCAAACAGACTGAAGTGATACAGAAGTGGGCAATCTCACTTAAGAATGTTGATTTAGaagcacctgactggctcagttggaagagcatgtgaatCTTGATTTTGATGTCTTGATTTTGAACCCCAcaatgggtata comes from the Prionailurus bengalensis isolate Pbe53 chromosome A1, Fcat_Pben_1.1_paternal_pri, whole genome shotgun sequence genome and includes:
- the LOC122482144 gene encoding protocadherin gamma-A1 isoform X16 is translated as MVIPGKQPSCSELFLLCLFLGLLLEAWAGKIQYIVPEETDKAFFVGNIAKDLGLQPQELTEHRVRIISRGRTQLFALNHRSGSLVTAGRIDREELCAQSVRCLVSFNILVEDKMKLYPVEVEIIDINDNTPQFQLEEVEFKMNEITTPGTRIPLPFGQDLDVGMNSLQNYQLSSNPHFSLDVQQGSDGSRYPEMVLQSPLDREEEAVHHLVLTASDGGNPVRSGTLRIHVQVVDANDNPPAFTQTQYHMSVPENVPLGTRLLTVKATDPDEGANGEVTYSFHNIDQKIAQIFQLDSDTGEISNKESLDFEEYKIYPMEIQAQDGAGLMARAKVLVKVLDINDNAPEVTMTSVTTAVPENFPPGTIIALISVHDQDSGDNGDTTCSIPENLPFKLEKLDDNYYHLVTERTLDREITSRYNITVTATDKGIPTLSTETHISLKVTDINDNPPCFPQDSYSIFIPENNPRGASIVSLTAQDADTNENALVTYSLAEDTIQGAPLSSYISINSDTGILYALRSFDYEQFRDLHLRVMAYDNGDPRLSSNVSLSLFVLDQNDNTPEILYPALPTDGSTGVELAPRSAEPGYLVTKVVAVDRDSGQNAWLSYRLLKASEPGLFTVGLHTGEVRTARALLDRDALKQSLVVAVQDHGQPPLSATVTLTVAVADNIPDVLADLGSLEPSADPDSSGLTLYLVVAVAAVSCIFLAFVIVLLGLRLRRWHSSRLLQAAGVGLADVPASHFVGVDGVGAFLQTYSQEVSLRADARESHVIFPQPNYADTLLSQESCGKSEPLLITQDLLEGKKEAFSQQAPPNTDWRFSQAQRPGTSGSQNGDETGTWPNNQFDTEMLQAMILASASEAADGGSTLGGGAGTMGLSARYGPQFTLQHVPDYRQNVYIPGSNATLTNAAGKRDGKAPTGGNGNKKKSGKKEKK
- the LOC122482144 gene encoding protocadherin gamma-A1 isoform X8, translating into MVIPGKQPSCSELFLLCLFLGLLLEAWAGKIQYIVPEETDKAFFVGNIAKDLGLQPQELTEHRVRIISRGRTQLFALNHRSGSLVTAGRIDREELCAQSVRCLVSFNILVEDKMKLYPVEVEIIDINDNTPQFQLEEVEFKMNEITTPGTRIPLPFGQDLDVGMNSLQNYQLSSNPHFSLDVQQGSDGSRYPEMVLQSPLDREEEAVHHLVLTASDGGNPVRSGTLRIHVQVVDANDNPPAFTQTQYHMSVPENVPLGTRLLTVKATDPDEGANGEVTYSFHNIDQKIAQIFQLDSDTGEISNKESLDFEEYKIYPMEIQAQDGAGLMARAKVLVKVLDINDNAPEVTMTSVTTAVPENFPPGTIIALISVHDQDSGDNGDTTCSIPENLPFKLEKLDDNYYHLVTERTLDREITSRYNITVTATDKGIPTLSTETHISLKVTDINDNPPCFPQDSYSIFIPENNPRGASIVSLTAQDADTNENALVTYSLAEDTIQGAPLSSYISINSDTGILYALRSFDYEQFRDLHLRVMAYDNGDPRLSSNVSLSLFVLDQNDNTPEILYPALPTDGSTGVELAPRSAEPGYLVTKVVAVDRDSGQNAWLSYRLLKASEPGLFTVGLHTGEVRTARALLDRDALKQSLVVAVQDHGQPPLSATVTLTVAVADNIPDVLADLGSIRTAADPDDSDLTLYLVVAVAAVSCIFLAFVILLLGLRLRRWRSSRLLQAAGVGLAGVPATHFVGVDGVRTFLQTYSQEVSLRADSRESHVIFPQPNYADTLLSGESCGKSESFLVSQDLLETKGDPNLLEQAPPNTDWRFSQAQRPGTSGSQNGDETGTWPNNQFDTEMLQAMILASASEAADGGSTLGGGAGTMGLSARYGPQFTLQHVPDYRQNVYIPGSNATLTNAAGKRDGKAPTGGNGNKKKSGKKEKK